GCCGTAGCCAACGCGTAATTTTACAAATGTCGTCATTTCAATGTAATTATCGTCAGGACAATAAACTTGTATCCGCTTCCAGAATCAGCTTgtaatctcaaaaaaatttcagcagTGTAAAAATTCTGTCCTCAGAACTCAGAAACAGCATCACCTCTCCGTAACTCTTCGTAAGGCTTCCGCCAATGCTCTACTCTCGGACTTAGCCGACCCCGATATTGTTTGAGCTTCCGCTTGTTTGCATGCGGATCGTATTGTTTATTATGCAAGTGAGCagcgatgatgatgatgatgatcgCTGATGCTTCTGctggtggaggaggaggaagaggaggaggatcATGTGCGGCGGCGACGGTGGCGGTGACTTAAAAGCGGACAGCATGACATCGTATGATGCATTGACATGGGATATGCCCGGATTAGACCTCTCTATGACAACAATAGCAGCAGCATCTTCGTAAGCACGATAAATATTGAATAATGAGCTGTATACACGGAGGATTTGATTGAGTTATGGAGCTAACCTCacttaaaattaattgaaatcgGCTGTTACCTAGGGAAATAACCCAAATCTCGGAAAATCCTTTAGAAATTTGCTGCTTAAAACCAAAATCTATACAATTAGCTTCACTTTAATCTatttaatctttttaaaaaaatcactaacttttgaaaaaaaaaccctagcCAACTCGTAACAATTTGCCAGATGACAACGATGGTTTTTCTGCCAGAAATAAATCCCCCTACACGTCGCTAACATCAAAAGAATCATCCTGATGAACGATGATGGATGAACGATTCGTTGCGGCCTGACATAAGCAGTGCAATGCAGCACTATGTAACACCTAACGATGATCAGAAGACCACCTCGCGGCTTCGCTACGATTCTGATCCAAGGGATTTGTGATTTTAGTGGATTTCGGGGTGATGGattaacaggaaaaaaatcaaaaacgttGGCAGAGATTTCTATGTTGATTGTCTTTGTTTCCCCTGGATTAATGCGTCTTCATagagatttattattttaatggatttgacagagaggaaaaaattaggcACCTTCGGTagagaattcaaaattttcaatttcaattcagaaacaaAATTCGGTAGAGATCCGTATTGACTGCTCTTGTCTCGTCTGGATTGATATGtacatcttcgtttttttccccgaactaactgaaatttttgttcccAGAAAAAGAGCACTTCTTAGCTGTCTggattcaaggatttttttagagaaaactTTTTGGAGAGAAACTTGCTGTCTTAAAATTAGAATGagcaataaaaatgagaattatttgttttatttattcgttggATAATTAATAGGAGCATATgcatcatattttatttatttgaattgtgcgaaaaaaatgagaatgttTCTACGGTACCGACGACAAATTATCGATTCCGTTAACCTTCAAAAAGATGGGGTCAACTCAGAACAACCATGCCATCTCAACCTCTGGATCAAACATCAATATCAGCACGGTATTTGTGGATCTGCTTCTTGTAAAGGCCACCCAGATACTGCGTGGTCAGTGCTGATGACCACCGTCACTTCTTCTTCGCTGGATTCCTGGACATCACGACGTTGGGGGCATCGGCATCGGCATcggcggcggtggcggcggtggcggcggcggcTGTGAGCAGGCGGCGCATCGATGCATCATCGCGCTGTCACCGTGCAGTGTTGTGACTGGGAACTAGTCGATTTATCACTGCGTTATCGATGAGAACAAGGGGATTTGGGGGGAAGTGGAGGGACGGATTCCAGGATACGGGGACGGGCACATTTGTCGTCGACGGCGCTCAAGAGTAACTTGATAATTTACCTGGTGTATAGTAGCTATGCGAAATAATTAAAATGTAAGGAAATATTCTCTGGAAGAACTGGTCCAAATTACgcacaaaaattccaaatattttccaagcacaaatatttttttctaatattaaaGTGTAGAGATGAAAGAATGCGGAAACGTCAAATTATGGAGCAAGGACGGAGACGAGAATTTCACGTTTTCACgagtcggtttttttttctcgcgaaCTCACTGACAACACGACGAATTAAGGACGTCAtcgaaaaaaacgagaatagATGACCGTTTCCGTTTAACAGTGTCGAATCTCGGGCGTTTAATCGGCGACAAATTGATACGATTTATTTCGACAAAAATGTTCATCACCTTGAAAGGTCATATTTTTGCACGATTCACACCCTATCAATCATTCTTGCACATTTTTGGTCAcgctttcttcgtttctttctttcatacGACGAACGAACCGACCGAATCGAGATCGACGCCGCCGACGTCGCGCTGCGAACCGACGCCACAATTTTTTGCTACTCGACGATGTCCCATTTCCGGCTCTTCCGCTCCAGCGATCGCTCACGCTCGCATCGCACTGAAGCGAGCGTCAGCGACGCCGCCGCCGtcgccgccaccgccaccaccatcGCCACTGCCACACATCGATTTCAATGCCGTCAGCAACTGTTGAAAAGAAAGGGTTTCTGTTAGATGACAACAGCTATTACAACACCATCATCACAATCACCACCATCACCACCATCACCATCAgtacagcagcagcagcagcatcaATCGACTCTGTCGAGACAGAGAGAAAAGTTCATTGTCAAGTTTCGATGACACGATCTCAAGGACTGCATCCATTAATCATTCGCTGACGTGAAATGGAGActattagaaaagaaaacgaacttTCGAGCATTTTTACTGGCGGGGAAAAACGGGGACTTTATGGATTCATGCATGACAGGGGGAATTCTCCAGAAAACCCAGATCCTCGCCATGAATGATTTTATAAAGGAATTAGGTGATAAAATATAGTGAGTCACAAAACTTTCAGTAGTAGAACATCTCAGTTTTAAACGATTTCCCTAGGTGGAAATAATAATTCAAACGATCTTTTACAGATttcgtatttattttgaagtttctaGAGTTTTCCCTTTAACTTTTTCAACTCGATCATCGACcatcaatccagaaaaaaaattgttagtaTTTTATTTGCTGTATCACCGGCTGCTGCACCGATGTTGTTCTAAAGatatttgctttgttttcgaagaaatttctaccataagagaaatttgaaatagcATAAAAAATCGATAGTGATAGTTTAAAAATAGGTGAACCACAAGCGTTTCATTCCCCTTGGGACAAACAAAACCGCATCCTTAGAACAGCGTTTTCCTCGATGGATTTTTCCTAAAACTCAttctaaaatatgaaaaaatgccAATGCCAGCGGAAAATGATGAACCCACATCATCAGAAACTTCTATCACTCCAAGCTGTCGCGACATATGtagaaatagtagaaaaaaatagaagagaaaaagaaaaataaaaactgtcatttataaaaataaaaatacataagaATGTAAGAGATTGTCACACCTTTAAGTCATCCATAgaattccttgatttttttttctaaagatatTTTCCTCCTCCACTTCATAAAATCACTAATTTCTCAGAATCATAaaatttactttacttttttcaaggaCACTATAAGTAGTATCACATT
This window of the Necator americanus strain Aroian chromosome III, whole genome shotgun sequence genome carries:
- a CDS encoding hypothetical protein (NECATOR_CHRIII.G13027.T1), which translates into the protein MGHRRVAKNCGVGSQRDVGGVDLDSVVTATVAAAHDPPPLPPPPPAEASAIIIIIIAAHLHNKQYDPHANKRKLKQYRGRLSPRVEHWRKPYEELRRGDAVSEF